The following proteins are co-located in the Deinococcus aerolatus genome:
- a CDS encoding VanW family protein, whose translation MTAFKVLLISSGLAGLGAVLAGCGPAEAATQAQASPVLAASASPSPPVITPTPVTPAPPAPAPDPERPQTMELRWTVPEPRLVDGEVQRPLLNLSASLSLRPKQTTQIRESGSLETIRPALDRVYAGIEARQPRDIRFRQVGADWIGEARTGWKVQRQASEAALLGAIRKGQTRSVLNVALEAPARSVRWAAGKGLGHLASGQSSFAGSPDFRVHNIRTGAQRIQGAWVAPGGTFSFNALIGPINAATGFQPGYVVTGDTLSTEDGGGICQVSTTVFRAAFNAGLPITERHEHSYLVGYYEEPGLDAAVYAPSKDLRWKNDTAAPLLVQAAWDLKAETLTVSVFGADDGRKVRLSEPSISARRPAPDPTFMVDRALEKGAARRVDMPAAGMRAVVTRTVAFADGTRTEEEFVSRYKAWGGVFAVAPGDERLR comes from the coding sequence ATGACCGCATTCAAAGTGCTCTTGATCTCCTCGGGCCTCGCCGGGCTGGGCGCGGTGCTGGCCGGCTGTGGCCCCGCCGAGGCCGCAACGCAGGCGCAGGCGAGTCCTGTCCTCGCCGCCTCTGCCTCTCCATCCCCTCCTGTGATCACCCCCACCCCTGTAACACCAGCTCCCCCCGCCCCGGCGCCTGATCCTGAGCGCCCGCAGACGATGGAGCTGCGCTGGACGGTGCCGGAGCCGCGTCTGGTAGATGGAGAGGTGCAGCGTCCGCTGCTGAACCTGTCGGCCAGCCTGTCCCTGCGGCCCAAACAGACCACGCAGATCCGCGAGAGCGGCTCGCTGGAGACCATCCGGCCTGCGCTGGACCGTGTGTACGCCGGAATTGAGGCCAGACAGCCCCGCGACATCCGCTTTCGGCAGGTGGGCGCGGACTGGATCGGTGAGGCCCGCACCGGCTGGAAGGTGCAGCGGCAGGCCAGCGAGGCAGCGCTGCTGGGGGCCATCCGGAAGGGCCAGACGCGCAGCGTCCTGAACGTCGCGCTGGAAGCCCCGGCCCGCAGCGTGCGCTGGGCCGCCGGGAAGGGGCTGGGGCACCTGGCCAGCGGCCAGTCCAGTTTTGCGGGCAGCCCCGACTTCCGGGTGCACAACATCCGCACCGGGGCGCAGAGGATACAGGGCGCGTGGGTGGCGCCGGGCGGAACCTTCAGCTTCAACGCCCTGATCGGGCCAATCAATGCGGCCACAGGGTTTCAGCCGGGCTACGTGGTCACGGGCGACACCCTGTCCACCGAGGACGGCGGCGGCATCTGTCAGGTCAGCACCACCGTGTTCCGGGCCGCCTTCAACGCCGGCTTACCCATCACCGAGCGGCACGAACACTCGTATCTGGTGGGCTATTACGAGGAACCAGGCCTGGACGCCGCTGTCTACGCCCCCAGCAAGGATCTGCGCTGGAAGAACGACACCGCCGCGCCGCTGCTGGTGCAGGCCGCCTGGGACCTGAAGGCCGAGACGCTGACCGTCAGCGTGTTTGGAGCGGACGACGGCCGCAAGGTCCGCCTGTCTGAACCCTCCATCAGTGCCCGCAGGCCCGCGCCCGATCCCACCTTTATGGTGGACCGGGCACTAGAGAAGGGTGCGGCGCGGCGCGTGGACATGCCCGCCGCCGGAATGCGGGCCGTGGTCACGCGCACCGTCGCGTTTGCGGACGGCACACGCACCGAAGAAGAGTTTGTCAGTCGTTACAAGGCGTGGGGCGGGGTGTTTGCGGTCGCGCCGGGAGATGAGCGCCTTCGGTAA
- a CDS encoding CBS domain-containing protein, giving the protein MSDQTATQTASTPSPSPELLTVADAMHRRAVSIGAHATLADAVVAMQELKVKRLPVVQEGTGRQNRVIGILTDGEIRRHLPPLKEGLTPWAFAGRVGRMRVREVMRQPVHTVTPQTPLATAIHTMLERHIGGLPVVDDSGALLGMLTLTDVLRAEARTARLRWGSVEQHMTVSVVSTPAAAPAHEAAAKLRVSRLRVLPVLDGPVLVGLLHETDLAEALDRAAAVHGDTVLGNQFFLEGKQARDLMRPPTGHLRGGTPMRDALSQMLALDVHGLPVVDDDGHLLGLVTISDVLRTVLGQQQQG; this is encoded by the coding sequence ATGTCCGATCAGACTGCGACCCAGACCGCATCCACCCCGTCCCCATCGCCCGAACTCTTAACGGTGGCCGACGCCATGCACCGCCGGGCCGTGAGCATCGGCGCTCACGCCACGCTGGCCGACGCCGTGGTCGCCATGCAGGAACTGAAAGTCAAGCGGCTGCCGGTGGTGCAGGAGGGCACCGGGCGTCAGAACCGGGTGATCGGTATCCTGACCGACGGCGAGATCCGGCGCCACCTGCCGCCACTGAAGGAGGGCCTGACCCCCTGGGCCTTTGCCGGGCGCGTGGGGCGGATGCGGGTGCGCGAGGTCATGCGCCAGCCGGTCCATACGGTCACGCCCCAGACACCGCTGGCCACGGCCATCCACACCATGCTGGAACGGCACATCGGCGGGCTGCCGGTGGTGGACGACAGCGGCGCGCTGCTGGGGATGCTGACCCTGACCGACGTGCTGCGCGCCGAGGCCAGAACTGCGCGGCTGCGCTGGGGCTCGGTGGAACAGCACATGACGGTGAGCGTGGTTTCCACCCCCGCCGCTGCCCCGGCGCACGAGGCGGCGGCCAAGCTGCGCGTCTCACGCCTGCGGGTCCTGCCGGTGCTTGACGGCCCCGTGCTGGTGGGCCTGCTGCACGAGACCGATCTGGCCGAGGCGCTGGACCGGGCCGCCGCCGTCCACGGCGATACGGTGCTGGGCAACCAGTTCTTTCTGGAAGGCAAGCAGGCCCGTGACCTGATGCGTCCGCCCACCGGGCACCTGCGCGGCGGCACTCCCATGCGCGACGCCCTGAGCCAGATGCTGGCGCTGGACGTTCACGGCCTGCCGGTGGTGGATGACGACGGCCACCTGCTGGGGCTGGTCACCATCAGCGACGTGCTCAGGACCGTGCTGGGCCAGCAACAGCAGGGTTAG
- a CDS encoding fasciclin domain-containing protein, whose translation MKKMLLMTTLLLTGAAVAGGGSSMPASNTIAGIVSNDPNFSTLLAAVKAAGLVETLSSPGPFTVFAPTNAAFAKIPQADLNALLNDPAKLKAVLLYHVVAGKVTASQVMGMSSGTTVNGADINVSTSGGMVMINDATVTKADVMASNGVIHVIDTVLMP comes from the coding sequence ACCACTCTGCTGTTGACTGGCGCTGCCGTTGCCGGCGGCGGCAGTTCCATGCCTGCCAGCAACACCATTGCTGGCATCGTGTCGAATGATCCCAACTTCAGCACCCTGCTGGCCGCCGTGAAGGCTGCCGGACTGGTCGAAACCCTGAGCAGCCCCGGCCCGTTCACGGTTTTTGCACCCACCAATGCCGCGTTCGCCAAGATCCCTCAGGCCGACCTGAACGCGCTGCTGAATGACCCCGCCAAGCTGAAGGCCGTGCTGCTATACCACGTTGTCGCCGGTAAGGTCACGGCCTCGCAGGTCATGGGAATGTCGAGCGGCACCACCGTGAACGGCGCGGACATCAACGTATCCACCAGCGGCGGCATGGTCATGATCAACGACGCCACGGTGACCAAGGCCGACGTTATGGCCAGCAACGGCGTGATCCACGTGATCGACACTGTCCTGATGCCCTGA
- a CDS encoding S8 family peptidase, which produces MLSALLTACLGQPPAPNPEPGGPPSPAVCRPLIAASLGTAPQHWPQVRADWSAARVTGQVLILTDSMAGPLQTQALSALGGVQAQAISPGVRLARTPAGESDQAFAGRLEAAGLRTQPNYVYRALAVPNDLAFPGNAGLEIKAGAGTVKVFQTYLTRIRVPEAWDELKAAGKTPLGATTAVLDSAADRSHPELQGRVSEAASCLVPNPDGEEITAGEHGTEVTGLIGANTNNGQGIAGVAWSGPLLSIAVLDSSGSGSTADLAAGLNYAVQRGAKVINISVGTPNLQGDAVLDAALTNATKSAVVVVAAGNSPNEGVYYPASHPDVIAVGAVGSRDGELACYSARPDAGHPRKLDIVAPGGAGYKHNTCPGAKPNEDIPVLASGGKYSLSVGTSFAAPMVSGVVALMRGANPGLSAAQTRALLLGSVNRTAGLPLLDAAAAVRAALR; this is translated from the coding sequence TTGTTGTCTGCGCTTCTGACCGCCTGTCTGGGCCAGCCGCCGGCCCCGAATCCGGAACCGGGCGGGCCGCCGTCCCCCGCAGTGTGCCGCCCCCTAATTGCCGCCTCGCTGGGCACGGCCCCCCAGCACTGGCCGCAAGTCAGGGCCGATTGGAGCGCCGCGCGGGTCACGGGCCAGGTGCTGATCCTGACGGACAGTATGGCTGGGCCGCTGCAGACCCAGGCCCTCAGTGCTCTGGGAGGCGTGCAGGCGCAGGCGATCTCTCCGGGGGTGCGCCTGGCCCGGACTCCGGCGGGCGAGAGCGATCAGGCCTTCGCGGGTCGCCTGGAGGCCGCAGGGTTGCGGACCCAGCCCAACTACGTTTACCGGGCACTGGCCGTGCCCAATGATCTGGCGTTTCCAGGCAACGCGGGCCTGGAGATCAAGGCAGGTGCAGGCACGGTCAAGGTCTTTCAGACCTACCTGACACGCATCAGGGTGCCGGAGGCCTGGGACGAGCTGAAGGCCGCTGGAAAAACGCCGCTGGGGGCCACCACCGCTGTCCTGGACTCGGCGGCGGACCGCAGCCACCCCGAATTGCAGGGCCGCGTGAGCGAGGCTGCGTCGTGTCTGGTCCCGAACCCGGATGGGGAGGAAATCACGGCCGGCGAACACGGCACCGAGGTTACCGGCCTGATCGGCGCGAACACCAACAATGGCCAGGGCATTGCTGGCGTGGCCTGGAGCGGCCCCCTGCTGAGCATCGCGGTGCTGGACAGCTCCGGCTCCGGCAGCACGGCGGACCTGGCCGCAGGGTTGAATTACGCCGTTCAGCGAGGGGCAAAGGTCATTAACATCAGCGTGGGCACCCCCAATCTTCAGGGAGACGCGGTGCTGGACGCGGCGCTCACAAACGCCACGAAGTCGGCGGTGGTGGTTGTCGCGGCGGGCAACTCGCCGAACGAGGGCGTGTATTACCCGGCCAGCCACCCGGACGTAATTGCGGTGGGGGCGGTGGGCAGCCGGGACGGAGAGCTGGCCTGTTACAGCGCCCGCCCCGACGCCGGGCACCCCCGCAAGCTGGATATCGTCGCGCCGGGCGGTGCTGGTTATAAACACAACACATGTCCAGGAGCCAAGCCTAATGAGGATATACCCGTTCTGGCCTCCGGCGGAAAGTACTCGCTGAGTGTAGGCACCAGTTTCGCAGCCCCGATGGTCAGCGGCGTCGTGGCCCTGATGCGCGGCGCAAACCCTGGCCTGAGCGCGGCGCAGACCCGTGCCCTGCTGCTGGGCAGCGTCAACCGCACGGCCGGATTGCCCCTGCTGGACGCGGCTGCTGCCGTGCGTGCCGCGCTGCGTTAG
- a CDS encoding ATPase, with protein MSARLPLPHLRLDHTSPSADEQALGGLPLTVLVGVTGVGKSTALAALQQLTGQRVLPNRREVTDAVMLWPLAGRAVTDREERFALTAQYRAAHPGGMAQALGSLLADTRHWGTAPLFDGLRGLDEVRHAARHFPAWRFVALGAPDAVRVRRLLGRADGFDQVAADTGAASHLRAGLAALPGVAAVFTDGELDELAALEGPDCPAAGVLAKVRIVLSERRQYDPAAAEEFLRTLPPQRALVLDTVALSPAQVARAVQAWA; from the coding sequence GTGAGCGCCCGCCTGCCGTTGCCCCACCTTCGTCTTGACCACACGTCGCCCAGCGCAGATGAACAGGCGCTGGGCGGGCTGCCGCTGACGGTGCTGGTGGGCGTGACCGGGGTGGGCAAGAGCACCGCCTTGGCGGCCCTGCAACAGCTGACGGGTCAGCGAGTGCTGCCCAACCGCCGCGAGGTGACCGACGCCGTGATGCTATGGCCCCTGGCGGGCCGCGCCGTGACCGACCGCGAGGAACGCTTCGCCCTGACCGCGCAGTACCGCGCCGCCCACCCAGGCGGTATGGCGCAGGCGCTGGGCTCGCTGCTGGCCGACACCCGCCACTGGGGAACGGCCCCGCTGTTTGACGGCCTGCGCGGACTGGACGAGGTACGCCACGCCGCCCGGCACTTCCCGGCGTGGCGCTTCGTGGCGCTGGGTGCCCCTGACGCCGTGCGCGTGCGCCGCCTGCTGGGACGCGCGGACGGCTTCGATCAGGTGGCGGCAGACACGGGGGCAGCCAGTCACCTGCGGGCCGGGCTGGCGGCGCTGCCCGGTGTGGCCGCCGTCTTCACTGATGGGGAGCTGGACGAGCTGGCTGCGCTGGAAGGGCCGGACTGCCCCGCCGCCGGAGTGCTGGCAAAGGTCCGCATCGTGCTGAGCGAGCGCCGCCAGTACGATCCCGCCGCCGCCGAGGAGTTCTTGCGGACCCTGCCACCGCAGCGGGCGCTGGTTCTGGACACCGTGGCCCTGAGCCCGGCCCAGGTGGCACGGGCCGTGCAGGCATGGGCATGA
- a CDS encoding enolase C-terminal domain-like protein, which produces MNPPEVSRSGVTVQKIEAIPYRLPLTSALAWGAHSSISAAEHVLVRVSLSDGTVGQAEATPRPTIYGETPASVVAVLAHLSPALTGLDIADEAALNRARNSVANNHTARGALDMALHDARARAAGLTLFDTLLGPNPRVRVSFILGLGTPADMLAEAERVVAAGVRCLKVKVGRDHARDLAVIADLRCTFGADVLLYADSNETLTPETAPAALSAMREAGLLYVEEPLPVRGLRARAELHAHTPLPIVADDSCFTPADLARELDFDTFDVLNVKTARNGFTDGAWMLGEAARHGKRGMVGSQASTGLGTLHAALLSTHAGVTEPCELSFVLKLQGDLLNRPVTFEDGWLDVSSLRDHALDPQKLARYRL; this is translated from the coding sequence ATGAACCCCCCTGAAGTGTCCCGCAGCGGCGTCACCGTTCAGAAGATTGAGGCCATTCCATACCGGCTGCCGCTGACCTCCGCTCTGGCCTGGGGGGCCCATTCCTCTATCAGCGCCGCCGAGCATGTGCTGGTGCGCGTGAGCCTGTCGGACGGCACGGTGGGGCAGGCCGAGGCCACGCCGCGCCCCACCATCTACGGCGAGACGCCCGCCAGCGTGGTGGCCGTGCTGGCCCACCTCTCCCCCGCCCTGACGGGACTGGACATCGCCGACGAGGCGGCCCTGAACCGGGCGCGCAACAGCGTGGCGAACAACCACACCGCGCGCGGGGCGCTGGACATGGCGCTGCACGACGCCCGTGCCCGCGCCGCAGGCCTGACCCTGTTTGACACGCTGCTGGGACCAAACCCGCGCGTGCGCGTCAGCTTCATCCTGGGGCTGGGCACGCCCGCCGACATGCTGGCCGAGGCCGAACGTGTGGTGGCGGCAGGTGTGCGCTGCCTGAAGGTCAAGGTGGGCCGGGACCACGCCCGCGATCTGGCCGTGATTGCCGACCTGCGCTGCACCTTTGGCGCGGACGTGCTGCTGTACGCCGACAGCAACGAGACCCTGACGCCGGAAACCGCCCCCGCCGCCCTGAGCGCCATGCGGGAGGCCGGACTGCTGTATGTGGAAGAGCCGCTGCCGGTGCGCGGGTTGCGGGCGCGGGCCGAACTGCACGCCCACACGCCGCTGCCCATCGTGGCCGACGACAGCTGCTTTACCCCCGCCGATCTGGCGCGGGAACTGGACTTCGACACCTTCGACGTACTGAACGTCAAGACTGCCCGCAACGGCTTTACCGACGGCGCGTGGATGCTGGGCGAGGCTGCCCGGCACGGCAAGCGCGGCATGGTGGGCTCGCAGGCCAGCACCGGGCTGGGCACCCTGCACGCCGCCCTGCTGTCCACCCACGCCGGGGTGACCGAGCCCTGCGAGCTGAGTTTCGTGCTGAAGTTGCAGGGCGACCTGCTGAACCGGCCCGTCACCTTCGAGGACGGGTGGCTGGACGTGAGCAGCCTGCGCGACCATGCACTGGACCCGCAGAAGCTGGCGCGTTACCGCCTGTAG
- a CDS encoding histone deacetylase family protein, which yields MPTPAPPTFAHPFRAYSPADFHFPLPEGHRFPYYKYAGVRDLLRPHLPVLGPPALTWADAARVHDPLWLRRWRLGDVQRAEERALGLPWSPEMVERSRRAAGGSLAALHDAVRTGWGANLAGGTHHSFADRAEGFCLLNDAALLTRVALDTGLATRVAVIDLDVHQGNGTAAMLGPEPRAFTLSVHGERNYPFRKEASSLDLGLGDGVTDREYLAVLRQQALPALEAFRPDLLLYLAGADVLAGDRFGRFALSLDGVRERNRTVLAWARTADIPVVTMLAGGYNQDHALTTEAHASVVLDGLEVLR from the coding sequence ATGCCCACCCCCGCCCCGCCGACTTTCGCCCATCCCTTCCGGGCGTACTCGCCTGCCGATTTCCACTTTCCGCTGCCGGAAGGCCACCGCTTTCCGTACTACAAGTACGCCGGGGTACGCGACCTGCTGCGCCCGCATCTGCCTGTGCTGGGGCCGCCTGCCCTGACCTGGGCCGACGCGGCGCGGGTACATGACCCGCTGTGGCTGCGGCGCTGGCGGCTGGGCGACGTGCAGCGGGCCGAGGAACGTGCGCTGGGCCTGCCGTGGTCCCCGGAAATGGTGGAGCGTTCGCGCCGGGCGGCGGGCGGCTCGCTGGCGGCGCTGCATGACGCCGTGCGGACCGGCTGGGGCGCAAATCTGGCAGGCGGCACGCACCACTCGTTCGCGGACCGCGCCGAGGGGTTTTGCCTGCTCAATGACGCCGCGCTGCTGACGCGGGTGGCGCTGGATACGGGCCTGGCCACGCGGGTGGCCGTGATTGATCTGGACGTGCATCAGGGCAACGGCACGGCGGCCATGCTGGGGCCGGAGCCGCGGGCCTTTACCCTCAGCGTCCACGGCGAGCGCAACTATCCGTTTCGCAAGGAGGCCAGTTCGCTGGACCTGGGCCTGGGCGACGGCGTGACCGACCGCGAATATCTGGCCGTCCTGCGGCAGCAGGCCCTGCCCGCCCTGGAGGCCTTCCGCCCCGACCTGCTGCTGTATCTGGCGGGCGCGGACGTGCTGGCCGGGGACCGCTTCGGGCGCTTTGCCCTGAGCCTGGACGGCGTGCGCGAACGCAACCGCACAGTGCTGGCCTGGGCCAGAACGGCGGACATTCCCGTGGTCACCATGCTGGCCGGCGGCTATAACCAGGACCATGCCCTGACGACCGAGGCCCACGCCAGCGTGGTTCTGGACGGCCTGGAGGTGCTGCGCTAG
- a CDS encoding chloramphenicol phosphotransferase CPT family protein — protein MPPPPGQIILINGASSAGKTTLCRALRDALPDTTAGPFLHFSLDFFMFDADVLPRTPGGRVRDWGRIRPQVFDGYYRCLPALLSAGNNLVVDLIIETGAQRDRLRELLAPHDVYLVGLRCPVWELERREAARGDRRAGDAHRDAQTVHTFMPYDLELDCTDAPPHNVARVVSGWTARPAGAVWGRGAE, from the coding sequence ATGCCCCCGCCGCCCGGCCAGATCATCCTGATCAACGGTGCCTCCAGCGCCGGAAAGACCACGCTGTGCCGCGCCCTGCGCGACGCGCTGCCCGACACCACCGCGGGGCCGTTCCTGCATTTCTCGCTGGACTTCTTCATGTTCGACGCGGACGTGCTGCCGCGCACGCCTGGGGGCCGGGTGCGCGACTGGGGGCGCATCCGGCCGCAGGTCTTCGACGGCTACTACCGCTGCCTGCCCGCGTTGCTGTCGGCGGGCAACAATCTGGTGGTGGACCTGATCATCGAGACGGGGGCGCAGCGCGACCGTCTGCGCGAGCTGCTGGCCCCGCACGACGTGTATCTGGTGGGCCTGCGCTGTCCGGTCTGGGAACTGGAGCGGCGGGAGGCGGCGCGTGGAGACCGTCGCGCCGGCGACGCCCACCGCGACGCGCAGACGGTGCATACCTTCATGCCCTATGACCTTGAACTTGACTGCACGGACGCCCCGCCGCACAACGTGGCGCGGGTGGTGTCCGGCTGGACGGCGCGGCCCGCCGGGGCAGTGTGGGGTCGGGGGGCGGAGTAG